In the genome of Pongo pygmaeus isolate AG05252 chromosome 9, NHGRI_mPonPyg2-v2.0_pri, whole genome shotgun sequence, one region contains:
- the C9H11orf91 gene encoding uncharacterized protein C11orf91 homolog, producing the protein MPKGRRRSHSPTMSQRSAPPLYFPSLYDRGISSSPLSDFNIWKKLLVPLKAGGAPVGGAAGARSLPQAPPAPAPPPPPPPGLGPSGERPWPSPWPSGLASIPYEPLRFFYSPPPGPEVAASPLAPRPSTPRLASASHPEELCELEIRIKELELLTITGDGFDSQRYTFLKALKDEKLQGLKTRQPGKKSASLS; encoded by the exons ATGCCGAAGGGGCGGCGCCGCAGCCACAGCCCCACCATGAGCCAGCGGTCGGCCCCGCCCCTCTATTTCCCGTCCCTCTACGATCGCGGCATCTCCTCGTCCCCGCTCAGCGACTTCAACATCTGGAAGAAGCTCTTGGTGCCGCTGAAGGCGGGCGGGGCGCCAGTGGGCGGGGCGGCGGGGGCCCGGTCCCTGCCCCAGGCGCCCCCCGCCCCggcgcccccgcccccaccaccacccgGCCTGGGTCCCTCCGGCGAGCGCCCCTGGCCCTCGCCCTGGCCCTCGGGCCTGGCCTCCATCCCCTACGAGCCTCTGCGCTTCTTCTACTCGCCGCCGCCGGGGCCTGAGGTGGCTGCCTCGCCCTTAGCTCCCCGCCCCTCGACCCCCAggctcgcctctgcctcccaccccGAGGAGCTGTGCGAGCTGGAGATCCGGATTAAGGAGCTGGAACTGCTCACCATCACTGGGGACGGCTTCGACTCCCAGCGCT ATACATTCCTGAAGGCGCTAAAAGACGAAAAGTTACAAGGACTGAAGACCAGGCAACCCGGAAAGAAGTCGGCCTCTCTCTCCTGA